One stretch of Paenibacillus sp. FSL R5-0341 DNA includes these proteins:
- a CDS encoding ankyrin repeat domain-containing protein gives MSKSLIIVVLISSMLIVQGCVPEMRNDSNVEEEAMTSADEQLFKAVEASDTERIEQMIQAGANINAQGQSGRTATMIATYNNDLTSAKVLIEAGADVNIQDNMKNTPFLYAGAEGYLDILKLTIEAGADPAITNRYGGTALIPASEHGYVDVVQELLTQTSVNVDHVNQLGWTALLEAIILNDGNVQQQETILLLIEHGADVNIPDRDGISPLSHAKNKGFKEIEEILVGAGAR, from the coding sequence ATGAGTAAATCGCTGATCATCGTTGTCCTGATAAGCAGTATGTTAATCGTCCAAGGCTGCGTGCCTGAAATGAGAAACGACTCCAACGTGGAGGAAGAGGCCATGACTTCAGCAGATGAACAGCTGTTCAAGGCAGTAGAGGCCAGCGATACGGAACGCATCGAACAAATGATTCAAGCAGGTGCCAATATCAATGCTCAAGGTCAGAGTGGACGAACCGCTACAATGATTGCAACCTACAATAATGATCTAACATCGGCTAAAGTGTTAATTGAAGCGGGGGCAGATGTGAATATACAGGACAATATGAAAAACACCCCGTTTCTGTATGCTGGCGCTGAAGGATACTTGGATATTTTGAAGCTGACAATTGAGGCGGGAGCGGACCCAGCGATAACGAATCGATATGGAGGGACAGCACTTATTCCAGCTTCGGAGCATGGATATGTGGATGTAGTGCAAGAACTACTGACTCAAACTTCGGTGAATGTGGACCATGTGAATCAATTGGGATGGACAGCACTACTCGAAGCAATCATTCTTAACGATGGCAATGTACAGCAGCAGGAGACGATACTATTACTCATTGAACACGGAGCAGATGTCAACATACCGGATCGTGATGGGATATCACCGCTCAGTCACGCGAAGAATAAAGGCTTCAAGGAAATTGAAGAGATTTTGGTTGGGGCTGGTGCGAGGTAG
- a CDS encoding alpha/beta hydrolase: MDVAKTVDITTTGTKGRKKRNLWLKIIGGIVGALVLFMGITFVVHTISNGIEKKKIESYGQYVNVDGKNMNVSIQGSGEQTIVLLPGQGTPSPVLDFKLLIDELTSDYKVVAIEPFGYGLSDQTETERTTENIVSEIHEAVQQLGIDRYILMGHSITGLYAATYVNKYPDEVSAFVGIDSSVPNQPGMDVKLPLNLMKFLQKSGLMRVIQKVSGDSYKSLAYDEHTKEQMKLIANQVSTNPTLIDELKHLGSNFKNGEKLTYPRDLPMLLFVQSNNEHNPQWIPLHEEQVKQSAQGKIIPMEGSHYLHHTKFKEIAEEFKSYMKQIQPNSN, translated from the coding sequence ATGGATGTGGCAAAAACAGTAGATATAACAACAACGGGGACTAAGGGCCGTAAAAAACGGAACTTATGGTTAAAAATAATTGGAGGTATTGTCGGCGCGCTGGTGCTATTCATGGGTATTACGTTTGTCGTTCATACAATCAGTAATGGGATCGAGAAGAAGAAAATTGAATCGTATGGCCAATATGTCAATGTTGATGGGAAAAATATGAATGTGTCCATTCAAGGCAGCGGGGAACAAACCATTGTGCTTTTGCCTGGACAAGGAACCCCGTCACCTGTACTTGATTTCAAATTGTTAATCGATGAATTAACTTCTGATTATAAAGTTGTAGCGATCGAGCCCTTCGGTTATGGATTAAGCGACCAAACCGAGACGGAGAGAACAACGGAGAATATCGTCAGCGAAATTCATGAAGCTGTACAGCAGCTCGGCATTGATCGTTATATTCTGATGGGGCATTCTATCACTGGATTATACGCGGCGACTTATGTGAATAAGTATCCGGATGAAGTTTCTGCTTTTGTCGGGATCGATAGCAGTGTTCCAAATCAACCCGGCATGGATGTTAAATTACCTTTAAACTTAATGAAGTTCCTGCAAAAATCAGGTCTAATGAGAGTGATTCAAAAAGTGAGCGGAGATTCCTATAAATCACTTGCATACGATGAACATACCAAAGAACAGATGAAGTTGATCGCGAATCAAGTCTCGACGAATCCGACACTGATCGATGAGCTTAAACACCTGGGTTCCAATTTCAAAAATGGAGAAAAACTCACTTACCCTCGTGATCTGCCGATGCTTCTCTTTGTACAATCTAATAACGAGCACAATCCACAGTGGATTCCGCTACATGAAGAACAAGTGAAACAATCGGCACAGGGCAAAATAATCCCAATGGAGGGATCACATTACCTGCATCATACGAAATTCAAAGAAATTGCCGAGGAATTTAAATCATACATGAAACAAATTCAACCGAATAGTAATTAG
- a CDS encoding DUF6254 family protein, translated as MANQKKRKEAAWKSRKQEQHPHGKIKSLKELSSEYEEKHTTS; from the coding sequence ATGGCTAACCAGAAGAAACGAAAAGAAGCTGCCTGGAAGTCACGAAAGCAAGAACAGCATCCCCATGGTAAAATCAAATCGCTAAAAGAATTGTCCAGCGAATATGAAGAGAAACATACTACAAGTTAA
- a CDS encoding S-layer homology domain-containing protein: MNSTTRKIATFLTITALGTTVFPLTANQVHAATYVTNVAATTTQLTQQQIEAAIKDLNSLGIMNGYADQSMGEHRAITRAELASLVFKTFNLESRTGETVELTDVNPNAWYAPYASKLVELGIMQANDGQFNPQTQVSDAELEQVVSKAMQRDVKSVHHWMSAFYSENGSATRGETAVLLQTAHQAIPSEQAQIESVRSLNAITLIVTFDKPLIAADEAFAKAQTDFAFSGELTLTNMPRLKTGSIATYIVPTSVQDAGEVYNLTYKGQDAGSFEGSGTKINMTTASQVTNDTFEIEALQENGVVDYGYIISAYSGGRGANAFVLNDQEQAGGKTVQIISSMQARQVVITPEGGEPIVARYVPFTQSTDGKQEPKFRLPEGQTLKSGVTYTVSSDWANIENASFTAKSFDALVVASAQAVSETSIEVTLDQDPGDELFSGRSVTLTSASGDVLMATYKYSSRKGATGVFDLTNDGKLTPGTKYTINPVGDWSIASSVTLTLE; this comes from the coding sequence ATGAATTCTACAACCCGCAAAATCGCTACATTTCTAACTATAACTGCATTAGGTACAACAGTGTTCCCTTTAACTGCGAATCAAGTACATGCAGCTACATACGTTACTAACGTTGCGGCAACAACCACACAGCTTACCCAACAACAGATTGAAGCTGCTATCAAGGATCTGAATAGCTTGGGGATCATGAACGGATATGCAGATCAATCCATGGGTGAACATCGAGCGATTACCCGTGCTGAACTAGCTTCATTGGTTTTCAAAACGTTTAATTTGGAGAGCAGGACGGGAGAAACCGTAGAACTAACAGATGTCAATCCCAATGCATGGTATGCGCCATATGCGTCAAAGCTGGTTGAACTCGGCATCATGCAGGCGAACGATGGACAATTCAATCCGCAAACTCAAGTGTCGGATGCTGAACTCGAACAGGTCGTATCTAAAGCGATGCAACGTGATGTAAAGTCTGTTCACCATTGGATGAGCGCGTTTTACTCCGAGAACGGTTCAGCAACCCGTGGCGAAACAGCGGTACTACTGCAAACTGCACACCAAGCTATTCCTTCGGAGCAAGCTCAGATTGAGAGCGTTCGATCGCTGAACGCCATTACGTTAATTGTAACTTTTGACAAACCGCTGATAGCGGCTGATGAGGCTTTTGCCAAGGCACAAACGGACTTTGCGTTTAGTGGTGAACTGACGTTAACCAATATGCCCCGCTTGAAAACAGGGTCAATTGCAACTTACATCGTTCCAACGTCCGTTCAAGATGCTGGTGAAGTGTACAACCTGACTTACAAAGGCCAAGACGCTGGGTCCTTTGAAGGCAGTGGCACGAAAATAAACATGACAACGGCTAGTCAAGTAACGAATGATACATTCGAGATTGAAGCACTGCAAGAGAACGGTGTAGTGGATTATGGTTACATTATTTCGGCTTACAGCGGTGGTCGAGGAGCTAATGCATTCGTGCTGAATGATCAAGAGCAAGCAGGAGGCAAAACGGTTCAAATCATCTCTTCCATGCAAGCAAGACAAGTTGTAATTACGCCAGAAGGTGGCGAGCCGATCGTTGCCAGATATGTTCCGTTCACGCAATCTACAGACGGTAAACAAGAACCGAAGTTCCGTTTGCCTGAAGGACAAACACTGAAATCAGGTGTCACATATACGGTTTCTTCGGATTGGGCGAACATCGAGAATGCTTCATTTACGGCGAAATCGTTTGATGCACTAGTGGTTGCAAGTGCTCAAGCCGTGAGCGAAACCTCCATTGAAGTTACGCTTGACCAGGACCCTGGGGATGAACTGTTTTCTGGTCGAAGTGTAACGTTAACTTCAGCTAGCGGGGATGTTCTGATGGCCACTTATAAATATTCAAGTCGAAAAGGTGCGACGGGTGTATTTGACCTAACGAATGATGGAAAGTTGACTCCGGGTACTAAGTATACAATAAACCCAGTTGGGGATTGGAGTATCGCTTCTTCAGTCACCTTGACACTGGAGTAA
- a CDS encoding aldo/keto reductase, translating to MEKVTLNNGVEMPILGFGVFQIADANECEQSVIDALSAGYRLIDTAASYLNEEAVGRAIKRSGVAREELFVTTKLWVQDTGYERTKLAFEKSLQRLQLDYLDLYLIHQPFGDVHGSWRAMEELYREGKVRAIGVSNFQPDRLIDLILQNEVTPAVNQVETHPFNQQILTGQFMKENNVQIESWAPFAEGKNDLFQNEVLVSIGEKYNKSVAQVVLRWLTQREVVVIPKSVRKERIIENFNIFDFELSHEDIESITALDTKQSLFFSHNDPEMVKWISNRKLDI from the coding sequence ATGGAAAAAGTAACTTTAAATAATGGTGTTGAAATGCCGATCCTCGGCTTTGGTGTGTTTCAGATTGCAGATGCAAACGAGTGTGAACAAAGTGTTATAGATGCCCTATCGGCAGGTTACCGACTCATTGATACAGCCGCTTCTTATTTAAATGAGGAAGCCGTGGGTAGAGCCATTAAACGTAGCGGTGTGGCGAGAGAAGAATTATTTGTTACAACGAAACTTTGGGTTCAGGATACAGGTTATGAACGTACAAAATTAGCATTTGAGAAATCCTTGCAACGATTGCAATTGGACTATTTGGATTTATATTTAATTCATCAGCCTTTTGGAGACGTACATGGCTCTTGGCGTGCAATGGAGGAATTGTACCGTGAAGGAAAAGTGCGTGCAATCGGAGTAAGTAACTTCCAGCCTGATCGTCTAATCGATTTGATTCTGCAAAACGAAGTAACTCCTGCTGTAAACCAGGTCGAAACGCATCCCTTCAACCAGCAGATCTTAACTGGACAATTCATGAAAGAAAATAATGTTCAGATCGAGTCTTGGGCACCTTTTGCTGAAGGGAAAAATGACTTGTTCCAGAATGAGGTACTGGTATCTATAGGTGAAAAGTACAACAAATCGGTCGCTCAGGTGGTTTTGCGCTGGTTGACCCAAAGAGAAGTCGTTGTCATTCCAAAATCGGTTCGTAAAGAAAGAATTATTGAAAACTTCAATATCTTTGATTTCGAATTAAGCCACGAAGATATCGAGTCGATTACTGCGCTAGATACTAAGCAAAGCCTGTTCTTCTCACACAACGATCCTGAAATGGTGAAATGGATTAGTAATCGCAAGCTGGATATCTAA
- a CDS encoding metal ABC transporter permease: protein MLSTWLDIPVYALNAGLSAIILGIVSGVLGSFIVLRKMSLMGDALSHAVLPGVAISYILGINVLLGASVFGLIAAILIQFITNRSTIKSDTSIGIVLSSFFALGIVLITFAKSGLDLTHILFGNILAVPQSELAQSFIIMLAVIAVVSLFYKELLISSFDPVVSKAYGLNTNFYHYLLMLLLSVVTVSSLSQVGIVLVIAMLVIPAATSYLWTNKLLHMIIFASIYGAVSGVVGVILSFEFNLPTSATIVLVGVSGFAISFILSPKNNFFKKGLKAQ, encoded by the coding sequence ATGTTGTCAACATGGCTTGATATTCCGGTATATGCACTGAACGCAGGTCTATCTGCGATAATATTGGGGATTGTATCAGGGGTACTCGGCAGCTTTATCGTGCTTCGGAAAATGTCGTTGATGGGTGATGCGTTGTCACACGCTGTTTTGCCTGGAGTAGCCATATCCTACATCTTGGGGATCAACGTACTGCTCGGCGCGTCAGTGTTCGGACTCATTGCAGCAATTCTGATTCAATTTATCACCAACCGCAGCACGATTAAAAGCGATACGTCTATCGGCATTGTTTTGAGCTCATTCTTCGCATTAGGCATCGTTCTCATTACGTTTGCGAAAAGCGGTCTGGACTTAACACATATTCTGTTCGGTAACATTTTGGCGGTTCCTCAGTCAGAATTGGCGCAGTCCTTTATCATCATGCTTGCCGTAATCGCTGTTGTGTCCTTGTTTTACAAGGAGTTGTTGATCAGTTCGTTTGATCCGGTCGTGTCAAAAGCGTACGGATTGAACACCAACTTTTATCATTACTTGCTCATGCTTCTACTCTCCGTCGTTACCGTCTCTTCCCTGTCCCAAGTGGGGATTGTACTGGTCATTGCGATGCTTGTTATACCGGCAGCGACCTCCTATCTATGGACTAACAAATTGCTTCACATGATCATCTTTGCTTCGATCTACGGAGCAGTATCCGGAGTCGTTGGCGTAATACTTAGTTTTGAATTCAACCTGCCGACGAGTGCAACAATTGTCCTTGTTGGTGTGAGTGGTTTCGCCATTTCGTTTATTCTGTCTCCGAAAAACAACTTTTTTAAGAAAGGATTGAAAGCACAATGA
- a CDS encoding response regulator transcription factor yields MANILIIEDETTIAELERDYFELNGFSVDLCHTGDEGLKQALEGDYSLIIVDLMLPGLDGFECCRRIREAKEVPILVVSAKKEEIDKIRTFNLGVDDFITKPFSPSELVARAKAHLTRYERLLGKNKPAEQDEIHIRGLHIDKGSRRVFVNGEEVAITTKEFELLVFLASHPNRVFSKSDLFERIWGMDSTGDIATVTVHIRKLRGKLETDPKNPEYIETVWGAGYRFTA; encoded by the coding sequence ATGGCAAACATCTTGATCATTGAAGACGAAACAACGATTGCGGAACTGGAACGGGATTATTTTGAGCTCAACGGATTTTCCGTAGATCTCTGCCATACTGGAGATGAAGGCCTGAAACAGGCACTGGAGGGGGACTACAGTCTGATCATTGTTGATCTGATGCTTCCGGGACTCGACGGTTTCGAATGTTGCAGGCGCATTCGTGAGGCGAAGGAGGTGCCCATCCTTGTCGTTTCCGCGAAAAAGGAAGAAATCGATAAGATCCGGACGTTCAATCTGGGAGTCGATGACTTTATTACAAAACCGTTTAGCCCAAGTGAATTGGTTGCACGAGCAAAGGCTCATTTGACCCGATACGAGAGACTACTTGGCAAAAATAAACCAGCCGAGCAGGATGAAATTCACATTCGCGGGCTTCACATTGATAAAGGATCACGGCGCGTTTTCGTTAATGGCGAAGAGGTGGCGATTACAACGAAGGAGTTCGAGCTACTGGTCTTTCTTGCGAGTCATCCCAATCGTGTATTCAGCAAATCCGATCTGTTTGAGCGCATCTGGGGCATGGATTCCACCGGAGACATTGCAACGGTTACCGTCCATATTCGCAAACTGCGTGGCAAGCTGGAGACAGACCCCAAAAATCCGGAGTATATTGAAACCGTCTGGGGCGCAGGTTACCGGTTCACTGCATAA
- a CDS encoding metal ABC transporter ATP-binding protein gives MIQISQLNVDYFGNPALQNVDIDIPLGFTIGIIGPNGAGKSTFIKSLLGVIKKRTGNVTVNGTAIAQEKKNIAYVPQKSDVDLTFPITVRDTILTGTYPKLKLFQRPGKKEKAYVDHCMELVDIADLANKQISNLSGGQLQRVFIARALAQQADIFFLDEPFVGIDLVSERIIVDLLKNLREQGKTILIVHHDLHEVEEYFDKIIILNKKLVAFGDVSSTFTTENIQAAYGSSLGNIQIKGLGDVQND, from the coding sequence ATGATACAAATCAGTCAACTGAATGTGGATTACTTTGGTAATCCTGCGCTTCAAAATGTAGATATCGATATTCCACTCGGATTCACGATCGGCATCATTGGACCTAATGGAGCGGGAAAATCGACGTTCATCAAATCTTTATTGGGCGTCATCAAGAAACGTACGGGTAACGTTACCGTTAACGGCACCGCGATTGCTCAGGAAAAAAAGAACATCGCATATGTACCACAGAAAAGCGATGTTGATCTGACTTTTCCCATCACGGTACGGGACACGATCCTGACAGGAACGTACCCTAAGCTGAAGCTTTTTCAAAGACCGGGAAAAAAAGAAAAAGCCTACGTGGACCACTGTATGGAACTGGTGGATATCGCTGATCTGGCGAACAAACAAATTAGCAACCTCTCCGGGGGACAACTGCAACGGGTATTCATTGCAAGGGCGCTCGCCCAGCAGGCAGATATCTTCTTCCTGGATGAACCATTTGTAGGTATTGATCTCGTGAGTGAAAGAATCATTGTGGATCTGCTGAAGAATCTTCGGGAGCAAGGAAAAACAATCTTAATTGTTCACCATGACTTGCATGAGGTTGAAGAGTATTTTGACAAGATCATCATTCTCAACAAAAAACTGGTTGCTTTTGGAGACGTATCTAGCACGTTTACAACAGAGAACATACAAGCCGCATATGGATCATCTCTAGGTAATATCCAGATTAAAGGGTTGGGAGATGTTCAGAATGATTAA
- a CDS encoding glycosyltransferase family 61 protein yields the protein MEGQRVNDMCSNAKSTDESPKKFGFYRDIMDWIASVAPGGEERIAPFDFGGAAEFKIPKTLETEIHRYLMPYTLHPQGGYVAYISNGRVWGTSGAILTSDGKLIFELSPEYDGRQNRMMTLEEHPALHRRKAQEHHRLHGTAAVLTFCGSHNYFHWLYDVLPRLGMLRMLNVPFESLIMNPNPHGSFVKETLSMFGVSESTVIRTRDDREYQADRLVVPSLMMNSHYPPWTTAILRTFMLPKRDTTIHSPVRIFISRSKASARRIANEDKVIRHLETYGFIPVCLEDWTVAQQVQLFASAQAIVSPHGAGLANLAFCSKGTLVIEIFHIRHIVPTYWMISNHNKLDYYMIYGQEDGTRQDRFSGMEDFSVDLARLEQTLYLAGVTHHK from the coding sequence ATGGAGGGACAAAGAGTGAATGATATGTGCAGTAACGCTAAATCGACAGACGAGAGTCCAAAAAAGTTCGGTTTCTATAGAGACATTATGGATTGGATCGCTTCCGTTGCCCCCGGCGGTGAAGAAAGGATTGCCCCTTTTGATTTTGGCGGAGCCGCTGAATTCAAGATTCCGAAAACCCTTGAAACGGAGATTCACCGTTATTTGATGCCTTATACCCTTCATCCCCAAGGTGGGTATGTTGCATATATATCGAATGGACGTGTTTGGGGAACATCAGGCGCTATCCTGACATCCGACGGAAAACTGATCTTTGAGCTATCCCCGGAATACGATGGACGACAAAACAGAATGATGACACTGGAAGAACACCCCGCCTTGCATCGGAGGAAGGCACAGGAACATCATCGTCTCCATGGGACTGCTGCGGTTTTGACTTTTTGCGGGAGTCATAATTATTTTCATTGGTTATATGATGTTCTGCCTCGACTGGGTATGCTTCGAATGCTAAATGTTCCTTTTGAATCCCTCATCATGAACCCGAATCCTCATGGATCTTTTGTGAAAGAAACGTTATCTATGTTTGGCGTATCGGAATCAACCGTGATTCGTACTAGAGATGATCGGGAATATCAGGCCGATCGATTGGTCGTGCCTTCCCTAATGATGAATTCCCATTATCCACCTTGGACAACAGCTATCCTTCGGACGTTTATGTTACCCAAGCGCGATACAACAATCCATTCTCCTGTTCGTATTTTCATATCTCGAAGCAAAGCCTCTGCCCGACGAATAGCTAATGAGGATAAAGTCATCCGGCATTTGGAGACGTATGGGTTTATTCCTGTTTGCCTGGAGGATTGGACCGTAGCGCAGCAAGTTCAGCTCTTTGCTTCTGCACAAGCAATCGTTTCACCACACGGAGCGGGATTGGCCAATCTTGCTTTTTGCAGTAAAGGAACGCTAGTTATCGAAATTTTTCATATCCGGCATATAGTACCTACGTATTGGATGATCAGCAACCATAACAAACTTGATTATTATATGATCTATGGGCAAGAGGACGGGACGAGACAGGACCGTTTTTCGGGAATGGAAGACTTCTCCGTGGATCTGGCTCGACTGGAACAAACTCTTTATTTAGCTGGAGTAACACATCATAAATGA
- a CDS encoding metal ABC transporter substrate-binding protein, whose amino-acid sequence MKKQMIGVFIALMVILSACSDTTSNSTEASTTPEDKLKIVATYSVIADMVENVAGDKAEVYSMVPIGTDPHMYDPLPQDTKKISEADLVFYNGLNLETGKGWFQDLLKVTNKTDAAFVVSEEVTPMYLSEAGKETQEDPHAWLDIQNGIKYVDIITKRIIEKDPENEQYYLDNQAAYVTKLEEADQYAKDQIAKVPADKRILVTSEGAFKYFSKAYGFEAAYIWEINTDSQGTPDQMNRIIDIIRTNQIPALFVETSVNPKTMETVSTETGAPIHSKIFTDSLAKKGEDGDTYITMVKWNIDKVTEGLSQ is encoded by the coding sequence ATGAAAAAACAAATGATTGGTGTTTTTATTGCCCTTATGGTTATTCTATCTGCGTGTTCCGATACAACATCCAATAGCACGGAGGCATCGACCACTCCAGAAGATAAATTAAAGATTGTAGCTACATATTCCGTTATTGCGGATATGGTAGAGAATGTTGCAGGTGACAAAGCCGAAGTATACAGCATGGTTCCCATTGGAACCGATCCGCACATGTATGACCCTTTGCCACAAGATACGAAAAAAATATCAGAGGCAGATCTGGTCTTCTATAACGGACTTAACCTTGAGACGGGAAAAGGTTGGTTCCAGGATCTCCTGAAGGTTACTAACAAAACGGACGCTGCGTTCGTAGTTTCGGAAGAAGTAACACCGATGTATCTTAGCGAAGCAGGCAAAGAAACGCAGGAAGATCCACACGCTTGGCTGGACATTCAAAACGGAATCAAGTATGTGGACATCATTACGAAGCGGATCATTGAGAAAGATCCTGAAAATGAGCAGTATTATTTGGACAACCAAGCTGCCTATGTTACCAAATTAGAGGAAGCCGATCAGTATGCCAAAGATCAAATTGCCAAAGTTCCCGCGGATAAGCGGATTCTGGTAACAAGTGAAGGTGCATTCAAGTATTTCTCCAAGGCTTACGGCTTTGAAGCGGCATATATCTGGGAAATCAATACGGATAGCCAAGGTACGCCTGATCAGATGAACCGGATTATTGATATTATCAGAACCAACCAGATTCCAGCTCTGTTTGTAGAAACTAGTGTTAATCCCAAGACGATGGAGACGGTATCTACTGAGACAGGTGCCCCTATTCACTCAAAAATCTTCACAGACTCCCTGGCTAAAAAGGGCGAAGATGGAGACACATACATCACCATGGTCAAATGGAACATCGACAAAGTAACAGAAGGTTTGTCGCAGTAA
- a CDS encoding NCS2 family permease has product MDKWFKLKERGTSIPTEIIAGVTTFFTMVYIVIVNPGILSSTGMDFNGVFIATVLASIVGTLIMGLWSNYPIVIAPGMGLNAFFAYSVVAGYGVSWQVALGAVFIAGILFIILSLTSFRYMLLDAIPASLKHAITAGIGLFITTVGLQNAGIIADSESNLITIGNLAEPMTYLTIIGLIITVVLMAYNVKGYLFIGMVVTAILAWIMGLFQMPESIVSMPQGLASTALQLDLAGVFSNGLYTIIFTFLLITLFDTTGTMLGVAEQAGLLKEGKFPRSRGALLADAVGTTSGALLGTSPTSAYIESSTGVAAGGRTGLTAVTVSVLLALTLFFTPIVSVISSIPAITSPALIIVGYFMINVISKIKWDDLEEAFPAFLIIILTPLTHSIATGIGVGFIFYPVLKLLRGKGKDVPPIFYIFAVLFFIQLVFLDH; this is encoded by the coding sequence ATGGACAAATGGTTCAAACTTAAAGAACGAGGCACGAGCATCCCTACAGAAATTATCGCAGGGGTTACAACATTCTTCACAATGGTATACATAGTTATCGTAAACCCAGGAATACTCAGCAGTACGGGCATGGACTTTAACGGAGTATTCATAGCAACGGTACTGGCAAGTATTGTCGGAACTCTGATTATGGGGCTATGGTCCAATTATCCGATCGTCATTGCGCCGGGTATGGGTCTGAATGCATTCTTTGCCTATAGTGTAGTTGCCGGATATGGCGTGTCTTGGCAGGTTGCACTGGGAGCTGTATTTATAGCAGGGATTTTGTTTATTATTTTATCGCTTACTTCATTCCGTTACATGTTGCTTGATGCAATTCCCGCAAGTTTAAAACATGCAATAACAGCAGGGATCGGGTTGTTTATTACAACGGTAGGTCTGCAAAATGCCGGCATTATTGCCGATTCAGAATCGAATTTGATTACGATCGGGAACTTGGCAGAGCCAATGACTTATCTGACCATTATCGGATTGATTATCACCGTTGTGCTGATGGCTTATAATGTGAAAGGTTACTTGTTCATCGGCATGGTCGTTACAGCGATACTTGCCTGGATCATGGGACTATTCCAAATGCCGGAATCGATTGTATCCATGCCGCAAGGCCTCGCGTCAACGGCTCTGCAACTGGATCTCGCAGGTGTATTCTCGAATGGCTTGTATACGATCATATTTACGTTCCTGCTGATCACGCTGTTTGATACGACGGGCACGATGCTCGGCGTTGCTGAACAAGCAGGATTGCTGAAGGAAGGTAAATTTCCACGCTCGCGTGGCGCACTTTTGGCAGATGCCGTAGGAACAACCAGCGGTGCTTTGCTCGGAACAAGTCCAACATCGGCTTACATCGAATCCAGCACAGGGGTAGCTGCAGGGGGAAGAACGGGACTGACGGCGGTAACGGTAAGTGTGCTGCTTGCGCTGACGTTGTTCTTCACACCGATCGTAAGTGTAATTTCAAGCATTCCGGCGATTACTTCTCCGGCACTGATCATTGTTGGGTACTTTATGATTAACGTTATCAGCAAAATCAAATGGGATGATCTCGAAGAAGCATTTCCGGCCTTCCTGATTATCATCCTTACTCCGTTGACGCATAGTATTGCGACAGGTATCGGCGTAGGCTTCATCTTCTATCCGGTACTCAAGCTGCTTCGTGGAAAAGGTAAAGATGTCCCTCCGATATTCTACATTTTTGCGGTATTGTTCTTCATTCAGCTTGTATTCCTGGACCACTAA